In Halogeometricum sp. S1BR25-6, a single genomic region encodes these proteins:
- a CDS encoding PrsW family intramembrane metalloprotease: MSRSLGDRLRAVRRIARWEVSRSAGTLDRRTVGVALVALVLAGGVASAGVVTGGVALDRDIYRVGVDADSPYYGPVVASPALDPRPADVSRMDGMDLFIGDGYIAADDSQKSKAALAELNDAVRRYNTRTMAAEENRTAAFPVVVSLEYASRTSPLPAGTGSTSGESSDADGVASGGSDGTSGVGDGESGAATDGASGGSTASGSTDSVPPGSGSDDSLSIPSLGGVNPFASASTGSPADIRPPFPFASLVLAFAFLVPMNFVVQAYGGTMLNERINRRGELLLVAPVSPGDIVLGKTLPYLAVLVGLTAAIALAVGGGFVSVAAILPIGLVFLGATFVGAMFARSFKELTFVTVAVSVFLTSYTFVPAIFTQVTPVALISPLTLVVRDLGAQSVSLGEYLFSTGPFFLCGVALFALGAGVYREEDMFTQRSVPLKFLDALDARVSRPRDVAVVSAVSIPFVFAAELLAIAVLFVLPVAVTVPTMLLLVALIEEAAKSLHVFAAFEKSRFERTLPTALRLGALSGLGFFVGEKFTAVAQLIGLQRLELGRTLLAPAGVDAGALAGTGAGAGAASGAAGLLLALALLVAPLALHAVTAGISAVGASRGKRPYAAAFLVAVAVHAAYNYAVVSVLG; this comes from the coding sequence GTGAGTCGGTCGCTCGGGGACCGCCTCCGCGCCGTCCGCCGCATTGCCCGGTGGGAAGTATCCCGTTCGGCGGGGACGCTCGACCGGCGGACGGTCGGGGTCGCCCTCGTCGCTCTCGTCCTCGCCGGCGGCGTCGCCAGTGCGGGCGTCGTGACGGGCGGCGTCGCCCTCGACCGGGATATCTACCGTGTCGGCGTCGACGCGGACAGTCCGTACTACGGTCCCGTCGTCGCCTCGCCGGCGTTGGACCCGCGACCGGCCGACGTGAGCCGGATGGACGGGATGGACCTGTTCATCGGTGATGGGTACATCGCCGCGGACGACTCGCAGAAGAGCAAGGCCGCGCTCGCGGAACTGAACGACGCCGTCCGGCGGTACAACACCCGAACGATGGCGGCCGAGGAGAACCGGACGGCGGCGTTTCCCGTCGTCGTCTCCCTGGAGTACGCCTCGCGGACGTCGCCGCTCCCGGCGGGGACGGGGTCGACATCGGGCGAGTCGAGCGACGCCGACGGCGTCGCGTCCGGCGGTTCCGACGGAACGAGCGGCGTCGGCGACGGCGAGTCGGGGGCGGCGACCGACGGCGCGTCCGGCGGGTCGACCGCGTCCGGTTCGACTGACAGCGTGCCTCCGGGGTCCGGTTCCGACGACTCGCTCTCGATTCCCTCGCTCGGCGGCGTGAACCCGTTCGCTTCCGCGTCGACCGGGTCGCCGGCCGACATCCGGCCGCCGTTCCCGTTCGCCTCCCTCGTGCTTGCGTTCGCCTTCCTCGTGCCGATGAACTTCGTCGTGCAGGCCTACGGGGGGACGATGCTGAACGAGCGAATCAACCGCCGCGGCGAACTCCTCCTCGTCGCGCCCGTCTCGCCGGGCGACATCGTCCTCGGGAAGACGCTGCCGTACCTCGCCGTCCTCGTCGGCCTCACGGCGGCCATCGCACTCGCCGTCGGCGGCGGCTTCGTCTCCGTGGCGGCCATCCTCCCCATCGGTCTCGTGTTCCTCGGCGCGACGTTCGTCGGCGCGATGTTCGCGCGGTCGTTCAAGGAACTCACCTTCGTCACCGTCGCGGTGTCGGTGTTTCTCACCTCGTACACGTTCGTCCCGGCCATCTTCACGCAGGTGACGCCCGTGGCGCTCATCTCGCCGCTCACACTCGTCGTGCGCGACTTGGGCGCCCAGTCGGTGAGCCTCGGAGAGTACCTGTTCTCGACGGGACCGTTCTTCCTCTGCGGCGTCGCCCTGTTCGCCCTCGGCGCGGGCGTCTACCGCGAGGAGGACATGTTCACCCAGCGGTCGGTGCCGCTGAAGTTCCTCGACGCCCTCGACGCGCGCGTCTCTCGGCCGCGGGACGTCGCCGTCGTCTCCGCGGTGTCGATTCCGTTCGTCTTCGCCGCGGAACTGCTCGCAATCGCCGTGCTGTTCGTCCTGCCCGTCGCGGTCACGGTGCCGACGATGCTTCTCCTCGTCGCTCTCATCGAGGAAGCGGCCAAGAGCCTCCACGTCTTCGCGGCGTTCGAGAAGTCGCGCTTCGAGCGGACGCTCCCGACGGCGCTCCGACTCGGCGCGCTCTCCGGACTCGGCTTCTTCGTCGGCGAGAAGTTCACCGCAGTCGCGCAACTCATCGGCCTCCAGCGGCTCGAACTCGGACGGACGCTCCTCGCCCCCGCGGGCGTCGACGCCGGCGCTCTCGCTGGCACGGGTGCGGGCGCGGGGGCGGCGTCGGGCGCTGCGGGCCTCCTCCTCGCTCTCGCCCTGCTGGTCGCCCCTCTCGCATTACACGCCGTCACGGCGGGCATCTCCGCCGTCGGCGCTTCGCGCGGGAAGCGGCCCTACGCCGCGGCGTTCCTCGTCGCGGTGGCGGTTCACGCCGCCTACAACTACGCGGTGGTGAGCGTCCTTGGGTGA
- a CDS encoding geranylgeranylglycerol-phosphate geranylgeranyltransferase: MPPAGESESADRGDAAASGDAPSDGAPPESTGTARGLLELTRPGNTVSAGVLTFTGSFVAAGVFASPLNVAAAMLATVFATGAGNAVNDYFDREIDAINRPDRPIPRGAVSDRGALAFSVALFLGAVVCAALLPLEALGIAVVNLLALVAYTEYFKGLPGVGNVVVGYLTGSTFLFGAAAVGDPFDRSVLVLFGLAALATFTREVVKDVEDIAGDREEGLRTLPIVAGERVALGVGLAAMVVATTASALPYLESGFGVAYLALVVPADLLMLAACVRSFSDPAVAQRRLKRGMLLATAAFIAGRVFMPAGPI; encoded by the coding sequence ATGCCACCCGCCGGGGAGTCCGAGTCCGCCGACAGGGGCGACGCGGCGGCGTCCGGAGACGCCCCGTCGGACGGGGCGCCCCCGGAATCGACCGGGACGGCCCGGGGTCTACTCGAACTCACGCGCCCCGGAAACACCGTCTCGGCGGGCGTCCTGACGTTCACCGGGTCGTTCGTGGCGGCGGGCGTGTTCGCCTCGCCGCTTAACGTCGCCGCGGCGATGCTGGCGACGGTGTTCGCCACGGGCGCCGGGAACGCGGTGAACGACTACTTCGACCGGGAGATAGACGCCATCAACCGACCGGACCGGCCCATCCCGCGCGGGGCGGTGAGCGACCGAGGGGCGCTCGCGTTCAGCGTCGCCCTGTTCCTCGGCGCCGTCGTCTGCGCGGCGCTGCTCCCCCTCGAAGCGCTCGGCATCGCGGTGGTGAATCTGCTGGCGCTGGTCGCGTACACGGAGTACTTCAAGGGGTTACCCGGAGTGGGCAACGTCGTCGTCGGCTATCTCACCGGGTCGACGTTCCTGTTCGGCGCCGCGGCGGTGGGGGACCCGTTCGACCGGAGCGTCCTCGTGCTGTTCGGCCTCGCCGCGCTGGCGACGTTCACCCGCGAAGTCGTCAAAGACGTGGAGGACATCGCGGGCGACAGGGAGGAGGGACTGCGGACGCTGCCCATCGTCGCCGGCGAACGCGTCGCCCTCGGCGTCGGTCTCGCGGCGATGGTCGTCGCGACGACTGCGAGCGCCCTCCCGTACTTGGAGAGCGGATTCGGCGTCGCCTACCTCGCCTTAGTCGTCCCCGCGGACCTCCTCATGTTGGCCGCGTGCGTCCGGTCGTTCTCGGACCCCGCGGTCGCACAGCGTCGTCTCAAGCGCGGGATGTTACTCGCCACGGCGGCGTTCATCGCGGGCCGGGTATTTATGCCGGCGGGGCCGATATGA
- a CDS encoding PLP-dependent cysteine synthase family protein, which yields MTTHREPLASVLDTVGETPLVRVQASPDEVPVYAKLESFNPGASVKDRIGKYMLERMLEDGTLPEGGTIVEPTAGNTGIGFAVAAGQLGIEAVFVVPERFSVEKQQLMRALGATVINTPSEDGMGGAIDRAHAVAAETDDAVVPQQFSNPLNVEAHYATTGPEMYDALDGEVGAVVAGCGTAGTLMGIAKYALERDSDTRVVAVEPEGSLYATLEGEDVEEDAYKTEGIGTHDPATNELFDPELVDEVVQIADRDAHTEVQRLAREEGHLVASSAAAASLAARDVAERIRDGEVDAPYDSVATVFPDSGERYLSKGIYGDFESWEG from the coding sequence ATGACAACGCACCGGGAACCGCTCGCCTCGGTCCTCGACACCGTCGGCGAGACCCCCCTCGTCCGCGTTCAGGCTTCCCCCGACGAGGTGCCCGTCTACGCCAAACTCGAGTCGTTCAACCCCGGCGCGAGCGTCAAGGACCGCATCGGGAAGTACATGCTCGAACGCATGCTCGAAGACGGGACGCTCCCCGAGGGCGGCACCATCGTCGAACCGACGGCCGGCAACACCGGCATCGGTTTCGCCGTCGCGGCCGGGCAACTCGGTATCGAGGCGGTGTTCGTCGTTCCCGAACGCTTCAGCGTCGAGAAACAGCAACTCATGCGCGCCCTCGGCGCGACGGTCATCAACACGCCCAGCGAGGATGGCATGGGCGGCGCCATCGACCGGGCGCACGCCGTCGCCGCGGAGACGGACGACGCCGTCGTCCCCCAGCAGTTCTCGAACCCCCTGAACGTCGAGGCGCACTACGCGACCACCGGTCCCGAGATGTACGACGCCCTCGACGGCGAGGTGGGCGCCGTCGTCGCCGGGTGCGGCACAGCGGGGACGCTCATGGGCATCGCGAAGTACGCCCTCGAACGGGACTCCGACACCCGAGTCGTCGCCGTCGAACCGGAGGGGTCGCTGTACGCGACGCTCGAAGGGGAAGACGTCGAAGAGGACGCCTACAAGACGGAGGGCATCGGCACGCACGACCCGGCGACCAACGAACTGTTCGACCCCGAACTCGTCGACGAAGTCGTACAGATAGCCGACCGCGACGCGCATACGGAGGTTCAGCGACTCGCCCGCGAGGAGGGTCACCTCGTCGCCTCCTCCGCCGCCGCGGCGAGTCTCGCCGCGCGCGACGTGGCCGAGCGAATCCGCGACGGGGAGGTGGACGCGCCCTACGACTCGGTCGCTACGGTGTTTCCCGACTCCGGGGAGCGGTACCTCTCGAAGGGTATCTACGGCGACTTCGAGTCTTGGGAGGGGTGA
- a CDS encoding nitrite/sulfite reductase, which yields MNTVERWKQEKHPLDVVDDVREYAAEGLTFEEIERRAGDGERERLKWAGMYAHGRQEGYFMLRTKVPGGRLTPDQAEVIGEVADEFAVAPDEHGGEEQNEIWGDAYLDITTRQDVQMHWIRVEDVPEIWDRYDEIGLTTIQGCGDGARNVLGCPAAGLTDHECFDAQPVVDAVSEYFTGNREYANLPRKFKMTITGCREDCAQSQINDVGLVPARREADGGDVYGFHVRVGGGLSDGPRMASNLDVFVRPEDAVEFCRAVAQTFKELGDRNNRGVCRMRYLVEQMGPGAFETAVRDRCDADLPSRGTDLTRGYAGDHVGVREQKTDGLHYVGFNVIAGRMGGDEFVAAARAAREYGTDESTVRLATDQNFLVTHVPKENLSDLLNEPFARKYEHDPGPFARGAVGCTGSEFCNYGIIETKNRVYRWAKALDRRIETPADLDVVRMHMSGCSASCAQPQIADIGFRGETVQVDDPEETTNDEGDAVVEGMDVGLGGSLGADNEFLDWVEGAVPARAVIPALERLFAAFADERDDGERFYEWTRRVENDRLRTVMREADANVSGGVAHGD from the coding sequence ATGAACACGGTAGAACGATGGAAACAGGAGAAACACCCCCTCGACGTCGTCGACGACGTCCGCGAGTACGCCGCGGAGGGACTCACGTTCGAGGAGATAGAGCGACGCGCCGGCGACGGCGAGCGGGAACGCCTCAAGTGGGCCGGGATGTACGCCCACGGCCGGCAGGAGGGCTACTTCATGCTCCGGACGAAGGTGCCCGGCGGCCGCCTCACGCCCGACCAGGCCGAGGTCATCGGCGAGGTTGCCGACGAGTTCGCCGTCGCGCCCGACGAACACGGCGGCGAGGAGCAAAACGAGATATGGGGCGACGCCTACCTCGATATCACGACCAGACAGGACGTGCAGATGCACTGGATACGGGTCGAGGACGTGCCGGAGATATGGGACCGGTACGACGAGATCGGCCTGACGACGATTCAGGGCTGCGGCGACGGCGCGCGCAACGTCCTCGGCTGTCCCGCCGCCGGACTGACCGACCACGAGTGCTTCGACGCCCAACCCGTCGTCGACGCCGTCTCGGAGTACTTCACCGGCAACCGAGAGTACGCGAACCTCCCGCGGAAATTTAAAATGACTATCACGGGCTGCCGGGAGGACTGCGCGCAGTCGCAGATAAACGACGTCGGCCTCGTTCCGGCGCGCAGGGAGGCGGACGGGGGAGACGTCTACGGATTCCACGTCCGCGTCGGCGGCGGTCTCTCGGACGGCCCGCGGATGGCCTCGAACCTCGACGTCTTCGTCCGCCCCGAGGACGCCGTCGAGTTCTGCCGCGCCGTCGCGCAGACGTTCAAGGAACTCGGCGACCGGAACAACCGCGGCGTCTGTCGGATGCGCTATCTCGTCGAGCAGATGGGACCGGGAGCGTTCGAGACGGCCGTCCGCGACCGGTGCGACGCCGACCTGCCGTCGCGCGGGACCGACCTCACGCGCGGCTACGCGGGCGACCACGTCGGCGTGCGCGAACAGAAGACCGATGGCCTCCACTACGTCGGGTTCAACGTGATAGCGGGTCGGATGGGCGGCGACGAGTTCGTCGCGGCCGCCCGCGCCGCGCGGGAGTACGGCACCGACGAGAGCACCGTCCGCCTCGCCACCGACCAGAACTTCCTCGTCACGCACGTCCCGAAGGAGAACCTCTCGGACCTCCTGAACGAGCCGTTCGCCCGGAAGTACGAACACGACCCCGGACCGTTCGCCCGCGGCGCCGTCGGGTGCACCGGGTCGGAGTTCTGCAACTACGGCATCATCGAGACCAAAAATCGGGTGTACCGCTGGGCGAAGGCGCTCGACCGGCGGATAGAGACGCCCGCGGACCTCGACGTCGTCCGGATGCACATGTCGGGATGTTCGGCGTCGTGTGCCCAACCGCAGATAGCCGACATCGGCTTCCGCGGCGAGACGGTGCAGGTGGACGACCCCGAGGAGACGACGAACGACGAGGGCGACGCGGTCGTCGAGGGGATGGACGTCGGCCTCGGCGGCTCCTTGGGGGCGGACAACGAGTTTCTCGACTGGGTGGAGGGCGCCGTCCCCGCCCGCGCCGTGATTCCCGCGCTCGAACGGTTGTTCGCGGCGTTCGCTGACGAACGCGACGACGGCGAACGATTCTACGAGTGGACCCGGAGGGTGGAGAACGACCGCCTGCGGACCGTGATGCGGGAGGCGGACGCGAACGTCTCGGGAGGTGTCGCGCATGGGGACTAA
- a CDS encoding ABC transporter ATP-binding protein, protein MIRVAGLRKTYGGFPAVVGSDFDVGEGEIFGVVGPNGAGKTTTLKMLAGLVEPTEGTIEIGAYAAGDAEMRRHLGFLPEESPLYEDMTARSYLRFFADLYDVPREEATRRTEDTLDRLELEHRDRRLGDMSKGMKRKVAIARSLVNDPNLLIYDEPASGLDPLTTNYVLEFTRELVERGKTVVFSAHNLYHVESVCDRVVIMNRGEIIARGTVPEIREEHGETMYRVFTTVPVDGATATDDGRYLSIVDDMEAVEAVRAEAEAAGGSVADIRTEEPSLEEIFLDLAGRPPAAREDGRGRADPAAVARADGGGGDEGSVGERGDRRAR, encoded by the coding sequence ATGATACGGGTCGCGGGGCTCAGAAAGACGTACGGGGGGTTCCCCGCCGTCGTGGGGAGCGACTTCGACGTGGGGGAAGGAGAGATATTCGGCGTCGTGGGGCCGAACGGCGCCGGAAAGACGACGACGCTGAAGATGCTCGCCGGACTGGTCGAACCGACCGAGGGGACCATCGAAATCGGCGCGTACGCGGCGGGCGACGCGGAGATGCGCCGCCACCTCGGCTTCCTGCCCGAGGAGTCGCCGCTGTACGAGGACATGACCGCGCGGTCGTACCTGCGTTTCTTCGCGGACCTGTACGACGTCCCCCGCGAGGAGGCGACGCGCCGGACCGAAGACACCCTCGACCGACTCGAACTGGAACACCGAGACAGACGGTTGGGCGACATGTCGAAAGGGATGAAGCGAAAGGTGGCCATCGCCCGGTCGCTGGTCAACGACCCCAACCTGCTCATCTACGACGAACCGGCCTCGGGACTCGACCCGCTGACGACGAACTACGTGCTGGAGTTCACGCGCGAGTTGGTAGAGCGCGGTAAGACCGTCGTGTTCAGCGCGCACAACCTCTACCACGTCGAGAGCGTCTGCGACCGCGTCGTCATCATGAACCGCGGGGAGATAATCGCCCGCGGGACGGTGCCCGAGATACGCGAGGAGCACGGCGAGACGATGTATCGAGTATTCACGACGGTTCCCGTCGACGGAGCGACCGCAACCGACGACGGCCGGTATCTGAGCATCGTCGACGACATGGAGGCCGTTGAAGCGGTCCGCGCCGAGGCGGAGGCCGCGGGCGGCAGCGTGGCGGACATCCGGACCGAAGAGCCGAGTTTAGAGGAGATATTCCTGGACCTCGCCGGCCGTCCCCCCGCGGCGCGCGAGGACGGTCGGGGCCGTGCGGACCCCGCCGCGGTCGCGCGGGCCGACGGCGGGGGTGGCGACGAGGGGAGCGTCGGGGAACGCGGCGACCGGAGGGCGCGGTGA
- a CDS encoding CoA-binding protein, giving the protein MVSDDDLREMLDADTVAVVGCSTTEGKAAHEIPAYLQRHGYRVIPVNPFADEILGETAYDSLADVPEDVEIDLVDVFRPSEEAGDIVDAAVERREAVGDVRSVWLQLGITDDEAGERAREAGLAFVQDKCMKVEHGRLVR; this is encoded by the coding sequence ATGGTGAGCGACGACGACCTCAGAGAGATGCTCGACGCCGACACCGTCGCCGTCGTCGGTTGTTCGACGACCGAGGGGAAGGCCGCCCACGAGATACCGGCGTACCTCCAGCGACACGGCTACCGCGTGATTCCGGTCAACCCGTTCGCCGACGAGATTCTCGGCGAGACGGCGTACGACTCGCTGGCGGACGTGCCGGAGGACGTCGAAATCGACCTCGTGGACGTGTTCCGTCCGAGCGAGGAGGCGGGCGACATCGTCGACGCCGCCGTCGAGCGACGCGAGGCCGTCGGCGACGTGCGGTCGGTGTGGCTCCAACTCGGCATCACGGACGACGAGGCGGGCGAACGGGCGCGGGAGGCGGGCCTCGCGTTCGTGCAGGACAAGTGCATGAAAGTCGAGCACGGCCGCCTCGTCCGCTGA
- a CDS encoding ABC transporter permease: MGEPRVTIARRELAVLGREKTIVLALVLQLFIAAFSSFLVVGLVSLYDPGEMGGYEVDVAIAGDATDELVRAADEVTGVDPHVYPDAAAATDAFERPAETGIDAVLIGERRDGRVYVSATVPDGNVQTTVVVVQLRDVLRTLETAERTERAAWLSSLPVDLPPETPSSPYYGFTYTVLVPLLLFLPVFISGSLTVDSLAEERERGTLELLRVAPVSLREIVDGKLLAAAALAPAQAALWVVLLGVNGTRVANPLALLALVAALSVLVCSLGAVVALLSPERRSAQFLYSIGVLFVFGGTALFPNNPVNTAARLAIGSADASSWVVVVAYAVVGLGVYVALRRLVGDVDANAL; encoded by the coding sequence TTGGGTGAACCCCGCGTCACTATCGCCCGGCGCGAACTCGCCGTCTTGGGTAGAGAGAAGACCATCGTGCTCGCGCTGGTGTTACAGCTGTTCATCGCGGCGTTCTCGTCGTTCCTCGTCGTCGGCCTCGTCTCGCTGTACGACCCCGGGGAGATGGGCGGGTACGAAGTCGACGTGGCGATAGCGGGCGACGCGACGGACGAACTCGTCCGCGCCGCCGACGAGGTGACGGGCGTGGACCCGCACGTCTACCCGGACGCCGCGGCCGCGACGGACGCCTTCGAGCGTCCCGCGGAGACCGGAATCGACGCGGTGCTGATCGGAGAGCGTCGGGACGGCAGGGTGTACGTGTCGGCGACGGTGCCGGACGGAAACGTCCAGACAACCGTCGTCGTCGTGCAGTTGCGCGACGTGCTCAGGACCCTCGAAACGGCCGAGCGAACCGAGCGCGCGGCGTGGCTCTCGTCGCTCCCGGTGGACCTGCCGCCGGAGACGCCGTCCAGCCCGTACTACGGCTTCACCTACACCGTGCTGGTGCCCCTGCTGCTGTTCCTCCCGGTGTTCATCAGCGGGTCGCTCACGGTGGACTCGCTCGCCGAGGAGCGAGAGCGCGGAACACTGGAACTGCTCCGGGTCGCCCCCGTCTCCCTGCGCGAAATCGTGGACGGCAAACTGCTGGCCGCGGCGGCGCTGGCGCCCGCGCAGGCGGCGCTGTGGGTCGTCCTGCTCGGAGTCAACGGGACGCGCGTGGCGAACCCGCTCGCGCTCCTCGCGCTCGTGGCGGCGCTGTCGGTGCTGGTCTGCTCGCTGGGGGCCGTGGTCGCCCTGCTCTCGCCGGAGCGACGCTCGGCGCAGTTCCTCTACTCGATAGGGGTGTTGTTCGTCTTCGGCGGCACGGCGCTGTTCCCGAACAACCCGGTGAACACGGCCGCGCGCCTCGCCATCGGCAGTGCGGACGCCTCGTCGTGGGTCGTCGTCGTCGCCTACGCCGTCGTCGGCCTCGGCGTCTACGTCGCACTCCGACGCCTCGTCGGCGACGTGGACGCCAACGCGCTCTGA
- a CDS encoding DUF5798 family protein, producing MGIGGTAKKLQKVAEMAEDVYARLNELRDQLAEMRKTTQATKARVDRLEVENAEQRALLEALAEHEGIDVESVTANAHIAEAETAGSDAASDDLTDEAATDAGTDSEIPVDEDDAAGANNSN from the coding sequence ATGGGAATCGGAGGGACGGCGAAGAAGCTCCAGAAAGTGGCCGAGATGGCCGAAGACGTGTACGCTCGACTGAACGAACTGCGCGACCAACTCGCGGAGATGCGCAAGACGACGCAGGCGACGAAGGCGCGCGTGGACCGACTCGAAGTCGAGAACGCCGAGCAGCGCGCCCTGCTGGAGGCTCTCGCGGAGCATGAGGGCATCGACGTCGAGAGCGTCACCGCCAACGCCCATATCGCCGAGGCGGAGACGGCCGGGTCGGACGCCGCCAGCGACGACCTGACCGACGAGGCGGCGACGGACGCCGGGACGGATTCGGAGATACCCGTCGACGAGGACGACGCCGCGGGCGCGAACAACTCGAACTGA
- a CDS encoding Coenzyme F420 hydrogenase/dehydrogenase, beta subunit C-terminal domain, with the protein MGTNGSERRLPHVPDTGGDVEETGVPPVSGGDGGRASRSRDGDVRLITYHRRDADGREEGRTDGDPETGDCGCGGCTCGSGDDAGDEAVSDGGTRPSNVDADGNLTDLTFTEPAAEKSQDVYDDAPDRRVQVPDGVELDTPGYSIRREMSDVEEPDGKTWFMELDAAVIDEGRCIQCGTCVASCPSDSIGIGDDGLPELVKMCTGCSLCWDFCPRGGLRYERQWKITGGEDNVKGAGDPITEFSARVKEEWRGNAQDGGVVTSVLIHLLEAGEIDGALVATESDEEPWKAESFLATTPAELIESAGSFYNQTMALGNLDVERWEEKLPDKSPEDLSLALVGTPCEIEGIRALQDFGWDYASQEDGVRAIDYTIALMCTKNFNYHRLIGEQLAEKRDLPPEDIGKLDVLDGKLMAYDHDGRMILEEDVEAFHGAALKGCDECADFTGYCADLTVGSVGSSDEYSSVIVRTERGMEAWELTEPDLDYHDLEDKSAVGGLQSWDKKRAFEALQRPFDPDAPRFIEYEDHAENYGTTLRAHESDH; encoded by the coding sequence ATGGGGACTAACGGAAGCGAGCGGCGACTCCCACACGTGCCCGATACGGGCGGCGACGTCGAGGAGACGGGCGTTCCGCCGGTGAGCGGCGGGGACGGCGGGCGGGCGTCGCGCTCCCGCGACGGCGATGTGAGGCTCATCACGTATCACAGGCGGGACGCGGACGGCCGGGAGGAAGGAAGAACCGATGGGGACCCCGAAACGGGCGACTGCGGGTGCGGCGGATGCACCTGCGGGTCCGGAGACGACGCCGGGGACGAGGCCGTTTCCGACGGCGGTACCCGTCCCTCGAACGTCGACGCCGACGGGAACCTCACGGACCTGACCTTCACCGAACCCGCGGCGGAAAAGAGTCAGGACGTGTACGACGACGCCCCCGACAGGCGGGTACAGGTGCCCGACGGCGTCGAGTTGGACACGCCCGGCTACTCCATCCGGCGGGAGATGAGCGACGTCGAGGAACCGGACGGGAAGACGTGGTTCATGGAACTCGACGCGGCGGTCATCGACGAGGGACGGTGCATCCAGTGCGGCACCTGCGTCGCCTCCTGCCCCTCGGACTCCATCGGCATCGGCGACGACGGCCTACCGGAGTTGGTGAAGATGTGCACCGGGTGTTCGCTCTGCTGGGACTTCTGCCCGCGCGGCGGCCTGCGGTACGAGCGCCAGTGGAAGATAACGGGCGGCGAGGACAACGTGAAGGGGGCCGGCGACCCCATCACGGAGTTCTCCGCGCGCGTCAAGGAGGAGTGGCGCGGGAACGCACAGGACGGCGGCGTCGTCACCTCGGTGTTGATACACCTGCTCGAAGCCGGCGAGATAGACGGCGCCTTGGTCGCCACCGAGTCCGATGAGGAGCCCTGGAAGGCGGAATCGTTCCTCGCGACGACGCCCGCGGAGCTAATCGAGAGCGCCGGGAGCTTCTACAACCAGACGATGGCGCTCGGAAACCTCGACGTCGAGCGGTGGGAGGAGAAACTCCCCGACAAGTCGCCCGAGGACCTCTCTTTGGCCCTCGTCGGGACGCCCTGCGAGATAGAGGGCATCCGCGCGCTACAGGACTTTGGGTGGGACTACGCGAGTCAGGAGGACGGCGTCCGCGCGATAGACTACACCATCGCGCTGATGTGCACGAAGAACTTCAACTACCACCGGCTCATCGGCGAGCAGTTGGCGGAAAAGCGGGACCTACCGCCCGAGGACATCGGCAAGTTGGACGTGCTCGACGGGAAGCTGATGGCGTACGACCACGACGGCCGGATGATTCTGGAGGAGGACGTCGAGGCGTTCCACGGCGCGGCGCTGAAGGGCTGCGACGAGTGCGCGGACTTCACGGGCTACTGCGCGGACCTGACCGTCGGTTCCGTCGGGTCGAGCGACGAGTACTCCAGCGTCATCGTCCGGACGGAGCGGGGGATGGAGGCGTGGGAACTGACGGAACCGGACCTCGACTACCACGACTTAGAAGACAAATCGGCCGTCGGCGGCCTGCAGTCGTGGGACAAAAAGCGAGCGTTCGAGGCGCTGCAGCGTCCGTTCGACCCGGACGCGCCGCGGTTCATCGAGTACGAGGACCACGCCGAGAACTACGGGACGACCCTGCGCGCCCACGAGTCGGACCACTGA
- a CDS encoding RAD55 family ATPase, translating to MYDLSPALDAEVPPGTNLLISGPPLTGKRSLALDILAHGANDGDGAIIVTTKDGAKRVLSDFEKRTPYEGKPVAVVDCVTRQQGVNDIRDDDRIKYTSSPVDMTGIGIKLSEFLQAFHQDRNIEQNRIMLHSLSTLLMYADLQTVFRFLHVFTGRIQSVEGLGLFAIDASAHDDKTMNTLKQLFDGIVTTSEDGEPQIRLASD from the coding sequence ATGTATGACCTCTCGCCGGCGCTCGATGCCGAGGTACCCCCGGGGACAAACCTCCTCATCAGCGGACCGCCGCTCACAGGGAAGCGCTCGCTCGCGCTCGATATCCTCGCGCACGGCGCCAACGACGGCGACGGCGCCATCATCGTCACCACGAAGGACGGAGCCAAGCGCGTTCTCTCGGACTTCGAGAAGCGCACCCCCTACGAGGGGAAACCCGTCGCCGTCGTCGACTGCGTGACGCGCCAGCAAGGCGTCAACGACATCCGCGACGACGACCGCATCAAGTACACCTCCTCGCCGGTCGACATGACCGGCATCGGGATCAAACTCTCCGAGTTCCTGCAGGCGTTCCACCAGGACCGCAACATCGAGCAGAACCGCATCATGCTCCACTCGCTGTCGACGCTCCTGATGTACGCGGACCTCCAGACGGTGTTCCGCTTCCTGCACGTCTTCACCGGGCGCATCCAGAGCGTCGAGGGTCTCGGCCTGTTCGCCATCGACGCCAGCGCGCACGACGACAAGACGATGAACACGCTCAAGCAGTTGTTCGACGGCATCGTCACGACGTCGGAAGACGGCGAACCGCAGATTCGGCTCGCGTCCGACTGA